ATTCTTTGTGCGGCAGATTAGGAAACCCTTGATCAACAAAACTCAGTCCCAGCTTCCAGAGGACGCAGTTCTTCCTATCAGTTTCAAACGCTACAACTCATCACACACCATTTGGGCTtcggaagatgatgaagaaatagATATCTCACAACCACCAGTTCTAACAGCTAAAGAAACCATTACAAAGGTCCCTCGTGCAGAGCTATTGTCTGATAGGAGGGCGTCCACCGTGCTCATGTCTGAGGTTCTTTCCCGCATGGACGTCCCGGAAAGGAAGCAAAAAGTCATCTTAAAAGATATATTTCAGGTGCTCGAATCCACCACCACCGAGCTGCCTATTCATGTGGGCATCAATCGTATAACTTTCCGACTTGGATATATTAGGGATCGATCCAATGAGATGATTCAGAGGGTGACAAATGAATCCATGGCTACGTACGAGGCCAGGCCTATTCCTGCATCTAAATCGTTCATCAAAGATTTGGAGAGAGTGAGTCTTGATGATTCTGATAATGTAAAAGAGTCGTGTGTTATTTGTATGGAGTGTTTTGAGGTTGGCGTTCAAGCGATTCGTTTGCCTTGTTCACACTTTTTCCATGAAGAGTGCAGTGTCCAGTGGCTCATGACCAGTCACTTGTGTCCTTTGTGCCGATACCCAATGCCTTGTGAAGAAGATTAATTAGCTTGCTTATTGATT
This genomic interval from Argentina anserina chromosome 1, drPotAnse1.1, whole genome shotgun sequence contains the following:
- the LOC126801255 gene encoding uncharacterized protein LOC126801255, which produces MSSNYYQFFVRQIRKPLINKTQSQLPEDAVLPISFKRYNSSHTIWASEDDEEIDISQPPVLTAKETITKVPRAELLSDRRASTVLMSEVLSRMDVPERKQKVILKDIFQVLESTTTELPIHVGINRITFRLGYIRDRSNEMIQRVTNESMATYEARPIPASKSFIKDLERVSLDDSDNVKESCVICMECFEVGVQAIRLPCSHFFHEECSVQWLMTSHLCPLCRYPMPCEED